A single Argentina anserina chromosome 7, drPotAnse1.1, whole genome shotgun sequence DNA region contains:
- the LOC126803972 gene encoding LOW QUALITY PROTEIN: uncharacterized protein LOC126803972 (The sequence of the model RefSeq protein was modified relative to this genomic sequence to represent the inferred CDS: substituted 1 base at 1 genomic stop codon) encodes MALIFPSPEISRVFSNPNRKGFRFQTSSEKFESRYRSTVRVCSGVKDSAARTSELDRNLRPYGQFSAPLKQGSKPSKDDQEKQEYYVNMGYAIRTLREEFPELFFRELSLDIYRDDITFKDPINTFMGIXNYKSILAALRFHGQIFFKALWVDVISVSQPMDNVIMVRWTIHGVPRVPWESRGRFDGTSEYKLDKKGKIYEHRVDSIALNSPPKFQMLGVGDIMQSLGCPSTPKPTYFETSSLPSSKRT; translated from the exons ATGGCTCTTATCTTTCCGTCGCCGGAAATCTCCAGAGTCTTTTCCAACCCTAATCGCAAGGGCTTCCGATTCCAGACGAGCAGTGAGAAATTCGAGTCGAGATACAGGTCCACGGTTAGGGTTTGCTCCGGGGTAAAGGACAGCGCTGCGAGGACGTCGGAGTTGGATCGGAATTTAAGGCCGTACGGGCAGTTCTCGGCTCCGCTGAAGCAGGGGTCGAAGCCGAGCAAGGACGACCAGGAGAAGCAGGAGTATTATGTGAATATGGGGTATGCAATTCGAACTCTCAGAGAGGAGTTTCCTGAGCTCTTCTTCAGAGAGCTCAGCCTTGATATTTACAG GGATGATATCACGTTCAAAGATCCGATCAATACTTTTATGGGCATTTAGAATTACAAGTCGATATTGGCAGCACTACGTTTCCATGGCCAGATATTTTTCAAGGCGTTGTGGGTTGACGTCATTAGTGTATCACAGCCAATGGACAATGTCATAATGGTTCGCTGGACCATTCATGGCGTGCCACGAGTCCCTTGGGAAAGTCGCGGTCGATTTGATGGAACCTCCGAGTACAAACTTGACAAAAAAGGGAAGATCTATGAGCATCGTGTTGATAGTATTGCTCTGAATTCGCCTCCTAAGTTTCAGATGCTAGGGGTAGGCGATATTATGCAATCTCTTGGGTGCCCCTCCACGCCGA